In Cydia amplana chromosome 25, ilCydAmpl1.1, whole genome shotgun sequence, one genomic interval encodes:
- the LOC134659505 gene encoding zinc finger protein 184-like isoform X9 translates to MEGKSTDWVRAVRGPSGPTVCRCCFAEGCYKDISTEYFWMGKREVYSEMLTETFDLSIAYAQTSGPNSNSRLICEPCISRLRDASEFKRQVQECEKTFMQYLDPGRIAVDELQMETTQEPLEKAVKLEPVKLEKNHSDDDFDDRGGFDDMDEDDLDDQPLTKLASKVPKKESVDLLDLLDNAKAEKRKSSAKAKSSPAKKAKTKKETPKATASKAKSEKKKKDKKSVSSGTIRSNYSIEKRNAEIIIQYATAFPFRLPEKSLVCVYCCEDFEDPSLFRQHMDDEHQQFKVAMAFAHVSEGDLKVDCTDLQCRTCSEPFSKLDDVAEHLFNIHNYPLDLNYHLGLQPFTLFKHVLPCAVCGVKYPCLRTLSKHTLTHFVRFTCETCGKSYSMTTSLNAHRKFCKKGNGPVCRKCVRVFPSLEARREHYKHSDKCRQHMCKKCGERFYTWNLKQQHLLEVHKQEKQQHMCPECNATFCSRSSFSVHFKITHTNNYIKCTYCERRFDTEKNLKRHIVGHTGEKSFECPVCSKTFPRKNNLVQHMWIHNADKRFECKLCNKQFTQKISWKTHMRSHHPELYDNLDFNLPVKSLRKDK, encoded by the exons ATGGAAGGCAAAAGTACTGACTGGGTAAGGGCCGTACGGGGGCCTAGCGGCCCCACTGTTTGCCGATGTTGTTTTGCTGAGGGCTGTTATAAAGACATTTCTACCGAATATTTTTGGATGGGCAAGAGAGAAGTTTACTCCGAGATGCTGACGGAGACGTTTGACCTCAGT ATCGCCTACGCCCAAACATCGGGCCCCAACAGCAACAGCCGACTTATCTGCGAGCCCTGCATATCCCGGCTGCGGGATGCCTCGGAGTTCAAGCGGCAGGTGCAGGAGTGTGAAAAGACGTTCATGCAGTACCTGGATCCAGGGCGGATTGCGGTTGACGAGCTTCAGATGGAGA CCACTCAAGAGCCACTTGAGAAGGCGGTGAAGCTGGAACCGGTGAAGTTGGAGAAGAACCACAGCGATGACGACTTCGACGACCGGGGCGGCTTCGACGATATGGACGAAGATGACC TTGACGACCAGCCGCTAACAAAACTCGCAAGCAAAGTGCCTAAAAAGGAGTCCGTAGACTTGCTAGACCTCCTCGACAATGCCAAAGCGGAGAAGAGGAAATCCTCTGCTAAAGCCAAATCCAGCCCCGCTAAGAAGGCTAAGACTAAGAAGGAGACACCTAAAGCGACCGCTAGCAAAGCTAAATcggagaagaagaagaaag aCAAAAAATCGGTCTCCAGTGGTACGATACGGTCCAACTATAGCATCGAGAAACGAAACGCCGAGATCATAATCCAATACGCGACCGCGTTCCCCTTCCGCCTCCCCGAGAAGTCTTTGGTGTGCGTGTATTGCTGCGAGGATTTTGAAGACCCCTCGCTCTTCAGACAGCATATGGACGATGAACACCAACAGTTTAAAGTTGCCATGGCGTTCGCTCACGTGTCTGAGGGGGACTTAAAGGTCGACTGCACTGATCTACAATGCAGAACTTGCTCTGAACCGTTCAGCAAACTAGACGACGTAGCcgaacatttatttaatatccaTAACTACCCATTAGACCTCAATTACCACTTAGGATTGCAACCTTTCACACTGTTCAAGCACGTACTACCTTGCGCCGTGTGCGGAGTCAAGTACCCTTGCCTACGAACGCTAAGCAAGCACACTCTAACGCACTTTGTCAGATTCACTTGCGAGACTTGCGGCAAATCCTACTCCATGACCACGTCTCTGAACGCGCATCGCAAGTTCTGCAAGAAGGGCAACGGCCCGGTCTGCCGAAAATGCGTCAGGGTCTTTCCAAGTTTAGAAGCCAGGAGAGAACATTACAAGCACTCTGATAAATGCCGTCAACACATGTGTAAAAAATGTGGGGAAAGATTTTATACGTGGAATTTGAAGCAGCAGCATTTGTTAGAGGTACATAAGCAGGAGAAACAACAACATATGTGTCCAGAATGCAATGCCACGTTTTGTTCACGAAGCTCTTTCTCTGTGCACTTTAAAATAACTCACACTAACAATTAcattaaatgtacctattgcGAACGGAGATTTGACACAGAGAAGAATTTGAAGCGGCATATCGTAGGACACACTGGAGAGAAGAGTTTCGAGTGTCCTGTTTGCTCCAAAACCTTTCCTAGGAAAAATAACTTAGTACAGCACATGTGGATTCATAATGCGGATAAAAGATTTGAGTGCAAATTGTGTAACAAGCAGTTTACACAAAAGATTAGTTGGAAAACTCATATGCGGTCACACCATCCCGAGCTTTATGATAATTTGGATTTCAATCTGCCAGTGAAAAGTCTCCGTAAGGACAAATAG
- the LOC134659505 gene encoding zinc finger protein 585B-like isoform X13, whose amino-acid sequence MEGKSTDWVRAVRGPSGPTVCRCCFAEGCYKDISTEYFWMGKREVYSEMLTETFDLSIAYAQTSGPNSNSRLICEPCISRLRDASEFKRQVQECEKTFMQYLDPGRIAVDELQMETTQEPLEKAVKLEPVKLEKNHSDDDFDDRGGFDDMDEDDLDDQPLTKLASKVPKKESVDLLDLLDNAKAEKRKSSAKAKSSPAKKAKTKKETPKATASKAKSEKKKKEDEQASSRQNGQVVVKYTTAYPFKLPENHMVCVYCCETYVDPVVFRAHMEDEHKIFEVKFAFQHCFEGYIKVDITDLKCRICKERLPDLETAARHLKTKHYNQDINLSYEVGLQPFKLVKNSKWTCALCQMEAYSLRQLSRHTQTHYSKVTCETCGKSYSTLTSLRQHVQFVHFGRQRICRKCKRTFDSAEEKHDHLTQFKLCRQYCCTVCGDRFILLKEKDAHMTEKHGAPEKTFSCPRCNEKFTTQRRLAGHFKVTHTETDFVCHCGKSYKHKKSLDDHVITHTQEKGYVCGDCSKTFYRKSGLVQHMWIHSDYKRFECVQCNKKFNQRVSWKTHMKSRHPEQALNF is encoded by the exons ATGGAAGGCAAAAGTACTGACTGGGTAAGGGCCGTACGGGGGCCTAGCGGCCCCACTGTTTGCCGATGTTGTTTTGCTGAGGGCTGTTATAAAGACATTTCTACCGAATATTTTTGGATGGGCAAGAGAGAAGTTTACTCCGAGATGCTGACGGAGACGTTTGACCTCAGT ATCGCCTACGCCCAAACATCGGGCCCCAACAGCAACAGCCGACTTATCTGCGAGCCCTGCATATCCCGGCTGCGGGATGCCTCGGAGTTCAAGCGGCAGGTGCAGGAGTGTGAAAAGACGTTCATGCAGTACCTGGATCCAGGGCGGATTGCGGTTGACGAGCTTCAGATGGAGA CCACTCAAGAGCCACTTGAGAAGGCGGTGAAGCTGGAACCGGTGAAGTTGGAGAAGAACCACAGCGATGACGACTTCGACGACCGGGGCGGCTTCGACGATATGGACGAAGATGACC TTGACGACCAGCCGCTAACAAAACTCGCAAGCAAAGTGCCTAAAAAGGAGTCCGTAGACTTGCTAGACCTCCTCGACAATGCCAAAGCGGAGAAGAGGAAATCCTCTGCTAAAGCCAAATCCAGCCCCGCTAAGAAGGCTAAGACTAAGAAGGAGACACCTAAAGCGACCGCTAGCAAAGCTAAATcggagaagaagaagaaag AAGATGAACAAGCCTCCTCAAGACAAAACGGCCAAGTAGTCGTCAAGTACACTACGGCGTATCCTTTCAAGCTCCCTGAGAACCACATGGTTTGCGTGTACTGTTGCGAGACTTATGTGGACCCTGTAGTGTTTAGAGCGCACATGGAAGACGAACACAAAATATTCGAAGTTAAATTCGCATTCCAACATTGCTTTGAAGGCTATATAAAAGTAGACATCACTGACTTAAAATGTCGTATTTGTAAAGAACGCTTACCTGACTTAGAGACGGCTGCTAGacatttaaaaactaaacattacAATCAAGACATAAACTTGAGCTATGAAGTGGGTTTACAGCCATTCAAACTCGTCAAAAATTCTAAGTGGACGTGCGCTCTTTGCCAAATGGAAGCGTATTCTTTACGTCAATTGAGCAGACATACTCAAACGCACTATTCCAAAGTAACATGTGAAACATGCGGTAAATCATACTCTACGCTGACTTCTCTCCGCCAGCACGTCCAATTCGTACATTTCGGCCGCCAGCGGATATGCCGGAAATGTAAACGAACTTTTGATTCTGCGGAAGAGAAACATGACCACTTGACTCAATTCAAACTGTGTCGGCAGTACTGCTGCACGGTCTGCGGTGACCGCTTCATACTGCTCAAAGAGAAAGACGCCCACATGACTGAAAAACATGGCGCCCCGGAGAAAACATTCTCCTGTCCTCGGTGCAACGAAAAATTCACGACTCAAAGACGACTAGCCGGCCATTTTAAAGTAACCCACACCGAAACTGACTTTGTATGTCACTGTGGAAAAAGCTACAAACACAAAAAGAGTTTAGATGACCACGTCATCACACACACTCAGGAAAAGGGTTACGTTTGTGGAGACTGCTCAAAGACGTTCTACAGGAAATCCGGCTTGGTACAGCACATGTGGATACACAGTGATTATAAGAGATTTGAGTGTGTGCAGTGCAATAAGAAGTTCAATCAGAGAGTAAGCTGGAAAACGCATATGAAGTCGCGCCATCCTGAACAGGCCTTAAACTTTTAA